A single region of the Rhipicephalus microplus isolate Deutch F79 chromosome 10, USDA_Rmic, whole genome shotgun sequence genome encodes:
- the LOC142774488 gene encoding nuclear pore glycoprotein p62-like, giving the protein MKRAPGLSVQQHADLQREDTYLMAEDIYSQLSSVSQNVRNLTAQLNAANASVVQDEPLQQLSKVLSSHMDALAWVQQKAGLLQQKLRKIDSDCQQQRTKPPLKR; this is encoded by the exons ATGAAGCGGGCGCCTGGCCTGTCCGTGCAGCAGCACGCCGACCTACAGCGAGAGGACAC GTATCTCATGGCGGAGGACATCTACTCCCAGCTGAGCTCTGTGTCGCAGAACGTTAGAAACCTCACAGCACAGCTGAATGCGGCCAACGCATCTGTCGTGCAGGACGAACCA CTGCAGCAGCTCTCAAAGGTGCTGAGCTCCCACATGGATGCCCTTGCGTGGGTGCAACAAAAAGCGG GTCTCCTGCAGCAGAAGCTCCGGAAGATCGATAGTGACTGCCAGCAGCAGAGAACCAAACCACCGCTGAAGCGCTGA